A window of Corallococcus macrosporus DSM 14697 contains these coding sequences:
- a CDS encoding Rossmann-like and DUF2520 domain-containing protein, producing MSPGPRRRAGPSTRRPPVVVVGVGRLGGALALALQAKRWPVRIHSRTAAGRQRAEALGLKAASPADLKRARVVLLCVPDASVPSVARGLSTTLPRTAALVHTAGALPLDALGTTRGRPRGSFHPLCAVSSPHDSLAGSTVAVSTPSRALRDVLRRMAADAGLRVIEVPEAHRAAYHAGAVLSAGGLVSLADAAVAALGASGIPPADALAALLPLMHSALRGLETRGLAGGLTGPIVRGDSGVVAAHLEALPADVAPLYRLLSRRALGLAGDRLEPTSRAALERLLKPSG from the coding sequence ATGAGCCCCGGGCCCCGCCGCCGCGCTGGGCCTTCGACGCGGCGCCCGCCCGTGGTGGTCGTCGGGGTGGGCCGCCTGGGGGGCGCGCTGGCGCTCGCGCTCCAGGCGAAGCGCTGGCCGGTGCGCATCCACTCGCGCACGGCCGCGGGGCGCCAACGCGCCGAGGCCCTGGGCCTGAAGGCCGCCTCGCCCGCGGACCTGAAGCGGGCCCGCGTCGTCCTCCTGTGCGTCCCGGACGCGTCGGTGCCCTCCGTCGCGCGGGGCCTCTCCACCACCCTGCCCCGTACGGCCGCGCTGGTGCACACCGCGGGCGCCCTGCCGCTCGACGCGCTGGGCACCACCAGGGGCCGGCCGCGAGGCTCGTTCCACCCCCTGTGCGCCGTCTCCTCGCCGCATGACTCGCTGGCGGGGAGCACGGTGGCGGTGAGCACGCCGTCGCGCGCGCTGCGGGACGTGCTGCGCCGCATGGCGGCGGACGCGGGGCTGCGTGTCATTGAAGTCCCCGAGGCCCACCGCGCGGCCTACCACGCCGGGGCGGTGCTGAGCGCGGGGGGGCTGGTGTCCCTGGCGGACGCGGCCGTGGCGGCGCTGGGCGCGTCAGGCATTCCTCCCGCGGACGCGCTGGCGGCCCTGCTGCCGCTGATGCACTCGGCGCTGCGGGGACTGGAGACCCGGGGCCTCGCGGGGGGCCTCACCGGGCCCATCGTCCGCGGAGACTCCGGCGTGGTGGCGGCGCACCTGGAGGCGCTCCCGGCGGACGTCGCCCCCCTCTACCGGCTGCTGTCGAGGCGCGCGCTGGGGCTGGCCGGAGACCGGCTGGAGCCCACGTCGCGCGCCGCGCTGGAGCGGCTGCTCAAGCCGTCAGGATGA
- a CDS encoding TolB family protein: MPASRWWLRWAVLATCLLLTNGGCAFVTPRFPQNIQASFARDEMRKLTTESLELYYPAHLRAEALRMASRLEGCVASLHQQTWRKKQRDRVLVYLTSSNFNNAYVVPDYASTPQQMVMPSHLTLELFHLFNLGEVDVGDVACHEAVHYVQLQQTDGVWGFLNLVTGGLFQPNSYTESWFLEGLATYYEGRFDKDAGRPHSPIWRGWYDSVVQATGGRLNPGYLSPEQRALDPFGGNYITGMHFVEYLAERYGEARLWKLVDEQGDSLVPPLAVTLRFKRVYGRDIGSLFAEYTRTLREDLQVRERPASQRTWVKDGGYFSRLAAHTASGVTATVSVGRERYTRLTVLEPDGRVRFERPLVELLPFRRWVLGSATLVSGMSFSRDGAWLYLVMADLNAQGGYTARLWKVDARTGNVTRLWDDVAGMGGSITPDEAAYVYVRVEGDSANVVRLELETGQRTALTDFGASTSVGPPSVAPDGERVVFPLSGDAGWDLVLRESDGRLRWLTRDGRFNYSPRWLDDERLVFLREHEGRLQAHVLTVETREVVRITDAPHVVMDVHPVGTDEVVFLNRDGLNFTIDRAPVVAIVPKEDEGATARTDTSPGAEGTAPLALTAHPPPASPDAPLAPGVVAPDISTVLSGLDAPVEAPPDPGTELQIISDKPYSTLERFFIPELRAPYLLAATDPDDTDETYVMGALALAGQDRLGFHAYSLLLSFDSREDAPSISLAYGNATLSPWYIQVSGAHVRQNGRTDLQAAAFASRSFWTTPVTFGVLALRREYDATEQFPGLRTQIVGPEISASYFAGDATSYGSTQRGLGITMSAGVYPGAFRQDSTMGDVRLGLDGFTGGLPFTGRDNLRLTAVGRFLPGAPSRLLQVGGLNAGQLWYTNRTSQQTAPLPLQLQPGIAFSEYLRGYEDLEIRARDALIGSATYQYRVPIDYGWASTLWLFPSLFVRDVGFEAFGSLARTDNRANHAAVGASASLSLTFGQAVPVSLYYQYAYRFEQGLDHLHLVGFGL, from the coding sequence ATGCCCGCTTCCCGCTGGTGGCTTCGCTGGGCTGTCCTCGCCACCTGTCTCCTGCTGACAAACGGCGGGTGTGCCTTCGTCACACCCCGTTTCCCCCAGAACATCCAGGCCTCGTTCGCTCGGGACGAGATGCGCAAGCTCACCACGGAGTCCCTGGAGCTCTACTACCCGGCCCACCTCCGGGCAGAGGCCCTGCGCATGGCGTCGCGGCTGGAGGGCTGCGTGGCGAGCCTCCATCAGCAGACGTGGCGCAAGAAGCAGCGGGACAGGGTGCTCGTCTACCTGACGAGCTCCAACTTCAACAACGCCTACGTCGTCCCCGACTACGCCAGCACGCCGCAGCAGATGGTGATGCCCTCCCACCTGACGCTGGAGCTGTTCCACCTGTTCAACCTGGGCGAGGTGGACGTGGGCGACGTGGCCTGCCACGAGGCCGTCCACTACGTGCAGCTCCAGCAGACGGACGGCGTCTGGGGCTTCCTCAACCTCGTCACCGGCGGGCTGTTCCAGCCCAACTCCTATACGGAGTCCTGGTTCCTGGAGGGGCTGGCCACCTACTACGAGGGCCGCTTCGACAAGGACGCTGGCCGGCCGCACAGCCCCATCTGGCGCGGCTGGTATGACTCGGTGGTGCAGGCCACCGGGGGGCGGCTCAACCCGGGCTACCTGTCCCCCGAGCAGCGCGCGCTGGACCCGTTTGGCGGCAACTACATCACCGGCATGCACTTCGTGGAGTACCTCGCGGAGCGCTACGGCGAAGCCAGGCTGTGGAAGCTGGTGGATGAGCAAGGCGACTCCCTGGTGCCGCCGCTGGCGGTGACGCTGCGCTTCAAGCGCGTGTACGGGCGGGACATCGGCTCGCTGTTCGCGGAGTACACGCGGACGCTGCGGGAGGACCTCCAGGTCCGCGAGCGGCCCGCGTCGCAGCGGACGTGGGTGAAGGACGGCGGGTACTTCTCCCGGCTGGCCGCGCATACGGCCAGCGGCGTCACCGCGACGGTGAGCGTGGGGCGCGAGCGCTACACCCGGCTGACGGTGCTGGAGCCGGATGGCCGCGTGCGCTTCGAACGTCCGCTGGTGGAGCTGCTCCCCTTCCGCCGCTGGGTGCTGGGCTCCGCGACGCTGGTCAGCGGCATGTCGTTCAGCCGTGACGGCGCGTGGCTGTACCTGGTGATGGCGGACCTTAACGCGCAAGGGGGCTACACGGCGCGGCTGTGGAAGGTGGACGCGCGCACAGGAAACGTCACGCGGCTCTGGGACGACGTGGCCGGCATGGGCGGGAGCATCACGCCGGATGAAGCGGCCTATGTGTACGTCCGCGTCGAAGGTGACTCGGCCAACGTGGTGCGGCTGGAGCTGGAGACGGGCCAGCGAACGGCGCTCACGGACTTCGGCGCCAGCACCTCCGTGGGGCCGCCCTCGGTGGCCCCGGACGGCGAGCGCGTCGTCTTCCCCCTGTCGGGTGACGCGGGTTGGGACCTGGTGCTGCGGGAGTCGGATGGCCGCCTCCGCTGGCTGACGCGCGATGGGCGCTTCAACTATTCGCCGAGGTGGCTGGACGACGAACGCCTCGTGTTCCTCCGGGAGCACGAGGGGCGGCTGCAGGCCCACGTCCTCACGGTGGAGACGCGGGAGGTGGTTCGCATCACGGACGCGCCCCATGTGGTGATGGACGTCCATCCAGTGGGGACCGACGAGGTCGTGTTCCTCAATCGGGATGGGCTGAACTTCACCATCGACCGGGCCCCCGTGGTCGCCATCGTCCCCAAGGAGGACGAAGGCGCCACGGCGCGCACGGACACGTCACCGGGAGCGGAGGGCACCGCGCCCCTCGCGCTCACCGCGCACCCTCCACCGGCATCCCCGGACGCGCCACTGGCTCCAGGCGTCGTGGCGCCTGATATCTCCACGGTGCTCTCCGGCCTCGACGCGCCCGTCGAGGCGCCACCCGACCCGGGCACCGAACTCCAGATCATCTCGGACAAGCCCTACTCGACGCTGGAGCGCTTCTTCATCCCCGAGCTCCGCGCGCCCTACCTGCTCGCCGCGACCGACCCCGACGACACGGACGAGACGTATGTGATGGGCGCGCTGGCGCTCGCGGGACAGGACCGGCTCGGCTTCCACGCGTACTCCCTGCTGCTCTCCTTCGACTCACGCGAGGACGCCCCCAGCATCTCCCTGGCGTACGGCAACGCGACGCTTTCGCCCTGGTACATCCAGGTGTCGGGCGCCCACGTCCGTCAGAATGGGCGCACGGACCTCCAGGCCGCGGCCTTCGCGTCTCGCAGCTTCTGGACCACGCCGGTGACGTTCGGCGTACTGGCGCTGCGCCGCGAGTACGACGCGACGGAGCAATTCCCCGGCCTCCGGACGCAGATCGTCGGCCCGGAGATCTCCGCGTCCTACTTCGCCGGCGACGCCACCTCCTATGGGAGCACGCAGCGAGGCCTGGGCATCACGATGTCCGCGGGCGTGTATCCGGGCGCCTTCCGCCAGGACTCCACCATGGGCGATGTCCGCCTGGGGCTCGACGGCTTCACCGGCGGCCTGCCCTTCACGGGACGCGACAACCTCCGCCTCACCGCGGTGGGCCGGTTCCTCCCCGGAGCTCCGTCCAGGCTGCTCCAGGTGGGCGGACTGAACGCGGGCCAGCTCTGGTACACCAACCGCACGAGCCAGCAGACCGCGCCCCTGCCCTTGCAGCTCCAGCCGGGCATCGCCTTCAGCGAGTACCTCCGCGGCTACGAGGACCTGGAGATTCGCGCCCGCGACGCGCTCATCGGGTCCGCGACGTACCAGTACCGCGTCCCCATCGACTACGGCTGGGCCTCCACGCTGTGGCTCTTCCCGTCCCTCTTCGTGCGCGACGTCGGCTTCGAGGCCTTCGGCTCGCTGGCGCGGACCGACAACCGCGCCAACCACGCGGCCGTGGGCGCGTCCGCGTCACTGAGCCTCACCTTCGGGCAGGCCGTGCCCGTGTCGCTCTACTACCAATACGCCTACCGCTTCGAGCAGGGACTGGACCACCTGCACCTGGTCGGCTTCGGCCTGTGA
- the nadD gene encoding nicotinate (nicotinamide) nucleotide adenylyltransferase translates to MRPAVQVALLGGSFNPPHVGHLMAAAYVHATQAVDEVWLMPSWQHPFGKQMEDFEHRVAMCEALCAETSGWLKTSRIEQEPGLSGRTVDTLSLLVARHPDIRWSIIIGSDILRDLPHWKDFHRIEELARVMVLNRAGYPAPNTLGPPLAEVSSTLIRELLARGEAPSDLVPARAIAYAREHGLYGLKPTP, encoded by the coding sequence GTGAGGCCCGCCGTGCAGGTCGCGCTCCTCGGAGGCTCGTTCAATCCGCCCCATGTGGGGCACCTCATGGCCGCCGCCTACGTCCATGCCACCCAGGCCGTGGACGAGGTGTGGCTGATGCCGTCCTGGCAGCACCCGTTCGGCAAGCAGATGGAGGACTTCGAGCACCGCGTCGCCATGTGCGAGGCGCTCTGCGCGGAGACGTCGGGCTGGCTGAAGACGAGCCGCATCGAGCAGGAGCCGGGGCTCAGCGGCCGCACGGTGGACACGCTGTCCCTGCTGGTGGCGCGGCATCCGGACATCCGCTGGTCGATCATCATCGGCAGCGACATCCTGCGCGACCTTCCGCACTGGAAGGACTTCCACCGCATCGAGGAGCTGGCGCGGGTGATGGTGCTCAACCGCGCGGGCTACCCGGCTCCGAACACGTTGGGACCGCCGCTGGCCGAGGTGTCGTCGACGCTGATTCGGGAGCTGCTCGCGCGGGGCGAGGCGCCGTCGGACCTGGTGCCCGCGCGCGCCATCGCCTACGCGCGTGAGCACGGCCTCTATGGCCTCAAGCCGACGCCGTAG